A part of Propioniciclava coleopterorum genomic DNA contains:
- a CDS encoding carbohydrate ABC transporter permease: MSLPPGSSTFLWPTLFLGPLILGLVIFFIWPIFRTLYLSFTETGAFGGSTWVGLANYGELFSDPELPQALLNTAIYTVFSLVGIPLALVIAALLNTPGLKGRSVYRVLYFLPVVTMPAAIALVWKMIYNGDYGILNQLLGMVGVQGTSWLNNPGTVLLSVAIVGIWSSLGSNIVIFMAALQGVPPSLYEAAEMDGAGPVRRFLSVTVPMISPSVFFITVLSVIGALQVFDLVYVMIGPDSAALPHAKTIVFLFYETGFLKHNQGAAAAIAFVLLVIILALTIIQFSLQKKWVHYE, encoded by the coding sequence GTGTCCCTCCCTCCGGGCAGTTCGACGTTCCTGTGGCCGACGCTGTTCCTCGGCCCCCTGATCCTGGGCCTGGTGATCTTCTTCATCTGGCCGATCTTCCGGACCCTTTACCTCTCGTTCACCGAGACGGGCGCCTTCGGCGGTTCCACCTGGGTCGGGCTGGCGAACTACGGCGAGTTGTTCTCCGACCCCGAACTGCCCCAGGCGCTGCTCAACACGGCGATCTACACCGTCTTCTCGCTCGTCGGGATCCCCCTGGCCCTCGTGATCGCCGCGCTGCTGAACACGCCCGGCCTCAAGGGACGCAGCGTCTACCGCGTGCTCTACTTCCTGCCGGTGGTCACGATGCCGGCGGCCATCGCGCTCGTGTGGAAGATGATCTACAACGGCGACTACGGGATCCTGAACCAACTGCTGGGCATGGTCGGCGTCCAGGGCACCTCGTGGCTCAACAACCCCGGCACCGTCCTGTTGTCGGTCGCGATCGTCGGCATCTGGAGCAGCCTGGGGTCGAACATCGTCATCTTCATGGCCGCACTGCAGGGCGTCCCTCCCTCGCTGTACGAGGCCGCGGAGATGGACGGCGCCGGGCCCGTCCGCCGATTCCTGTCGGTCACGGTCCCCATGATCTCCCCCAGCGTGTTCTTCATCACCGTGCTGTCCGTCATCGGGGCCCTGCAGGTGTTCGACCTGGTGTACGTGATGATCGGACCGGACAGCGCCGCCCTCCCCCATGCGAAGACGATCGTCTTCCTCTTCTACGAGACGGGGTTCCTCAAGCACAACCAGGGTGCCGCCGCGGCGATCGCCTTCGTGCTGCTGGTGATCATCCTCGCCCTCACCATCATTCAGTTCTCGTTGCAGAAGAAGTGGGTGCACTATGAGTGA
- a CDS encoding extracellular solute-binding protein has protein sequence MTDTPPSDSFGSGKIAMYWTQNSNAKTFAMSAEAKNIDVAPVPAGPAGSITVLNSVGVGVNAKSKNLDEAKKFVAFVAGEDGARIQAEAGNAIPAYAGTQDAWLKSYPQFDLQVFLDASKTAKSYPKSVSMSSWQDVESEHRRNIWTGKESVSDGLDALNTAVQAVIDKAKK, from the coding sequence ATGACGGACACCCCGCCGTCCGACTCGTTCGGCTCGGGCAAGATCGCGATGTACTGGACCCAGAACTCCAACGCCAAGACCTTCGCGATGAGCGCCGAGGCGAAGAACATCGATGTCGCACCGGTCCCGGCGGGCCCCGCGGGCAGCATCACCGTGCTCAACTCGGTGGGGGTGGGCGTGAACGCCAAGAGCAAGAACCTCGACGAGGCGAAGAAGTTCGTCGCCTTCGTGGCAGGCGAGGACGGAGCCCGGATCCAGGCGGAGGCCGGCAACGCCATCCCCGCCTACGCCGGAACGCAGGATGCGTGGCTGAAGTCCTACCCGCAGTTCGACCTGCAGGTGTTCCTGGATGCCTCGAAGACGGCCAAGAGCTACCCCAAGTCGGTCTCGATGTCATCGTGGCAGGACGTGGAGTCCGAGCACCGACGCAACATCTGGACCGGCAAGGAATCCGTGTCCGACGGGCTGGACGCCCTGAACACAGCCGTCCAGGCTGTGATCGACAAGGCGAAGAAGTAG
- a CDS encoding ABC transporter substrate-binding protein, translated as MKFTKHVAAALLAAALAVTGAGCATPAGGPAGHKTLTFAIWDDLQEPAMKQIATAYEAKNPGVTVQVQLTPWDNYWDKMRTTVSAGNGPDVMWFTGIYFGLYASENQLAPLDGVDLSPYPESSTSMFNYQGKQYALPKDFDTVAMWYNKRLFEEAGLKAPGPGYTWAQMQQDAKTLSKGDVKGFAASSATQQNWYPAIYSAGGTVIDDAGDAAYNSPRRRRASAS; from the coding sequence ATGAAATTCACCAAACATGTGGCCGCGGCCCTCCTGGCCGCCGCCCTGGCCGTCACCGGGGCGGGGTGCGCCACGCCGGCCGGCGGCCCGGCCGGGCACAAGACCCTCACGTTCGCCATCTGGGACGATCTCCAGGAGCCCGCGATGAAGCAGATCGCGACCGCCTACGAGGCGAAGAACCCCGGCGTCACGGTGCAGGTCCAACTCACCCCCTGGGACAACTACTGGGACAAGATGCGCACCACGGTCTCGGCCGGCAACGGGCCCGACGTGATGTGGTTCACGGGCATCTACTTCGGCCTGTACGCATCCGAGAACCAGTTGGCCCCGCTCGACGGGGTGGACCTCTCGCCGTATCCCGAGTCGTCCACCAGCATGTTCAACTACCAGGGCAAGCAGTACGCCCTGCCCAAGGACTTCGACACGGTCGCCATGTGGTACAACAAGCGGCTCTTCGAGGAGGCCGGCCTGAAGGCTCCGGGCCCCGGCTACACCTGGGCACAGATGCAGCAGGACGCCAAGACGCTGTCGAAGGGGGACGTCAAGGGATTCGCCGCGAGCTCGGCCACCCAACAGAACTGGTACCCGGCCATCTACAGCGCGGGCGGGACCGTCATCGACGACGCCGGCGACGCGGCCTACAACTCCCCCAGGCGAAGGAGGGCGTCAGCTTCCTGA
- a CDS encoding magnesium transporter CorA family protein: protein MELHEDAVQPDADATQVSCRAWRDGRLLHEHVPLEDVVDIAHDPDVLVWVDIVAPTAAGLSTFASQLGLPATAVEDALGPKERPKLIRHDTHLFFTVYAVLPGQSTAEHLALSRLSGWVMPAALITIRRNDAFDMTEIVRRWEEDPELLDAGSGALVHGLLDAVVDDQFAWIETLDERVEELESQLFDNRQAGTPFARTLFDVRKELVTLRRIVLPMREVVSGLLRDQTTDAPALRPWFDDLYDHVLRAAEWTESLRDLVSSAFETNLALSDERLNTVMKKLAGWAAIIAVPTAITGWFGQNVPYPGFSEPLGLWLSVALIAVGSVALYLVFKSKDWV, encoded by the coding sequence ATGGAACTGCACGAGGACGCCGTCCAGCCCGACGCCGACGCCACCCAGGTGAGCTGCCGCGCCTGGCGCGACGGGCGGCTGCTGCACGAGCACGTGCCGCTGGAGGACGTGGTCGACATCGCGCACGACCCCGACGTCCTGGTGTGGGTCGACATCGTGGCCCCCACCGCCGCCGGGTTGTCCACGTTCGCGAGCCAGCTCGGCCTGCCCGCCACGGCGGTCGAGGACGCGCTGGGCCCCAAGGAGCGGCCCAAGCTGATCCGGCACGACACCCACCTGTTCTTCACCGTGTACGCGGTGCTCCCGGGGCAGTCGACCGCCGAGCATCTCGCGCTGAGCCGGCTGTCCGGGTGGGTGATGCCCGCGGCGCTCATCACGATCCGGCGCAACGACGCCTTCGACATGACCGAGATCGTGCGCCGCTGGGAGGAGGATCCCGAACTGCTCGACGCGGGCTCCGGCGCACTCGTGCACGGCCTGCTGGACGCCGTCGTCGACGACCAGTTCGCCTGGATCGAGACCCTGGACGAGCGCGTCGAGGAGCTCGAGTCCCAGCTGTTCGACAACCGGCAGGCCGGGACGCCGTTCGCGCGGACGCTCTTCGACGTCCGCAAGGAACTCGTGACGCTGCGCCGGATCGTCCTGCCGATGCGCGAGGTCGTGAGCGGCCTGCTGCGCGACCAGACCACCGACGCCCCGGCGCTGCGGCCGTGGTTCGACGACCTGTACGACCACGTCCTGCGCGCCGCGGAGTGGACCGAGTCGCTGCGCGACCTGGTGAGCTCCGCGTTCGAGACCAACTTGGCGCTCAGCGACGAGCGGCTGAACACCGTGATGAAGAAGCTGGCCGGCTGGGCCGCGATCATCGCCGTGCCGACCGCGATCACGGGCTGGTTCGGTCAGAACGTGCCCTACCCGGGCTTCAGTGAGCCCCTGGGATTGTGGCTGTCGGTGGCCCTCATCGCCGTCGGCAGCGTCGCGCTCTACCTGGTTTTCAAATCCAAGGATTGGGTCTAG
- a CDS encoding HAD family hydrolase, translating to MSFRPRLVALDVDGTLVDETNIVRADVRAAIQRVLDAGVPVLLSTGRSWASALTVLEQLPDLNAEHVCSNGAVTVRYPPFEVVDMLTFDPRPVAELIRREVPDALLAVEVIGQGYQVTGEFPPGELHGVIEVVDVEEMIGRDVTRIIVRDPNAGEDEFIALAERLGLEGVSYSIGYTAWLDIAPKGVDKAHGLARVCARAGIDAADVLALGDGRNDVQMLEWAGRGVAMANAPREVLDLADAVTGSVEDGGLIDELDRWFAVR from the coding sequence ATGAGCTTTCGACCCCGACTGGTGGCCCTGGACGTCGACGGCACGCTCGTGGACGAGACGAACATCGTCCGCGCGGACGTGCGGGCGGCGATCCAGCGCGTGCTGGACGCCGGCGTCCCGGTGCTGCTGTCGACCGGACGCAGCTGGGCGTCCGCGCTGACGGTGCTGGAGCAGTTGCCCGACCTGAACGCCGAGCACGTGTGCTCCAACGGGGCGGTCACGGTCCGCTACCCGCCCTTCGAGGTGGTCGACATGCTGACGTTCGACCCGCGCCCCGTGGCGGAGCTGATCCGCCGCGAAGTGCCGGACGCCCTGCTGGCGGTGGAGGTGATCGGGCAGGGCTACCAGGTGACGGGCGAGTTCCCGCCCGGCGAACTGCACGGCGTCATCGAGGTGGTCGACGTCGAGGAGATGATCGGCCGCGACGTCACCCGGATCATCGTGCGCGACCCGAACGCCGGCGAGGACGAGTTCATCGCGCTGGCGGAGCGGCTCGGCCTGGAGGGCGTCAGCTACTCGATCGGCTACACCGCGTGGCTCGACATCGCGCCCAAGGGCGTGGACAAGGCACACGGGCTCGCGCGGGTGTGCGCCCGGGCGGGCATCGACGCCGCCGACGTGCTGGCGCTGGGCGACGGGCGCAACGACGTCCAGATGCTCGAGTGGGCGGGCCGCGGCGTCGCGATGGCGAACGCGCCCCGCGAGGTGCTCGACCTCGCCGACGCCGTCACCGGCAGCGTCGAGGACGGCGGCCTGATCGACGAACTCGACCGCTGGTTCGCCGTCCGCTGA
- a CDS encoding DUF4921 family protein → MQPYAREPEYLTELADGTVKQLNPFTGTEVWTVPGRGNRPLGIAHPDPHPLDPAREGAHCSFCEKRYAETPPEKSRIVATPHGHETLYGVPAARMNDTVAEFRRVPNLFEILSYEYWHANYGYTLPVRVAERRRAYLESPEGRAHVLAVIGTKLRASGHDPADIAAMSEEDRIEAASGFFGGGHDLIIARRHYVPGARDDSQLAGSGTLTPAEHRLFIDATVDAVQGLYDLNRYARYVTVFQNWLKPAGASFDHLHKQLVAIDERGVQNEATLAKLRVNPNLFNEVAANYASYRNLMIAENDHALAFAGFGHRYPTIEIYSKSEHSFPWEHTPAERHAMSDMIHAMHAATGADVPTNEEWHYRPLDVDLPMPWRVMLKWRVSTLAGFEGATKIYLNTIAPVTLRDRVVDRLFALRAEHRIAEDLKLAFEAPCRPNSLRYAAGRR, encoded by the coding sequence ATGCAGCCGTACGCGCGGGAGCCGGAGTACCTCACCGAGCTCGCCGACGGGACCGTGAAGCAGCTCAACCCGTTCACCGGCACCGAGGTGTGGACGGTGCCCGGGCGCGGCAACCGGCCCCTGGGCATCGCCCACCCCGACCCGCACCCCCTCGACCCGGCGCGGGAGGGCGCGCACTGCTCGTTCTGCGAGAAGCGTTACGCCGAGACCCCGCCCGAGAAGTCCCGGATCGTCGCCACCCCGCACGGCCACGAGACGCTCTACGGCGTCCCGGCCGCCCGCATGAACGACACCGTCGCCGAGTTCCGCCGCGTCCCGAACCTGTTCGAGATCCTCAGCTACGAGTACTGGCACGCCAACTACGGCTACACCCTGCCGGTGCGGGTCGCCGAGCGGCGGCGCGCCTACCTGGAGTCGCCCGAGGGTCGCGCGCACGTCCTGGCGGTGATCGGCACGAAGCTGCGCGCATCGGGACACGACCCGGCCGACATCGCCGCGATGAGCGAGGAGGACCGCATCGAGGCCGCATCCGGGTTCTTCGGCGGCGGCCACGACCTGATCATCGCCCGCCGTCACTACGTGCCCGGCGCCCGCGACGACTCCCAGCTGGCCGGCTCGGGGACGCTCACGCCCGCCGAGCACCGCCTGTTCATCGACGCCACCGTGGATGCCGTCCAGGGGCTCTACGACCTCAACCGGTACGCGCGCTACGTCACCGTGTTCCAGAACTGGCTCAAGCCCGCGGGTGCGTCCTTCGACCACCTGCACAAGCAACTCGTCGCGATCGACGAGCGCGGCGTCCAGAACGAGGCGACGCTGGCGAAGCTGCGTGTCAACCCCAACCTGTTCAACGAGGTGGCGGCCAACTACGCGTCCTACCGGAACCTCATGATCGCCGAGAACGACCACGCGCTCGCGTTCGCCGGCTTCGGGCACCGCTACCCGACCATCGAGATCTACTCCAAGTCGGAGCACTCGTTCCCGTGGGAGCACACCCCGGCCGAGCGGCACGCGATGAGCGACATGATCCACGCCATGCACGCCGCGACCGGCGCGGACGTCCCCACCAACGAGGAGTGGCACTACCGGCCGCTGGACGTGGATCTTCCGATGCCGTGGCGGGTGATGCTGAAGTGGCGCGTCTCGACGCTGGCCGGTTTCGAGGGTGCGACGAAGATCTACCTCAATACGATCGCTCCCGTGACGCTGCGGGATCGGGTGGTGGACCGGTTGTTCGCGTTGCGCGCCGAGCACCGGATCGCCGAGGATCTCAAGCTCGCCTTCGAGGCACCGTGCCGCCCCAACTCGCTGCGGTACGCGGCCGGACGCCGCTGA
- a CDS encoding DUF1707 SHOCT-like domain-containing protein translates to MSQPVPYQQPEAVWARFSADPRTSPALRASDADRDVAVGVLNAAFEDGRLDTLEHAERLERVLAAKTLADLPPLIADVVVSGPAAGPAPARSSHRPMRRVRNAAFVCWVALAALVNVIWAATWLPSGGGPAYYWPIWSMIGTFVPVLVFFLIDLIQSGGRPHPDLGHDTGGRRALESDRQRRERRRPGDR, encoded by the coding sequence ATGAGCCAGCCCGTTCCCTACCAGCAGCCCGAGGCCGTCTGGGCGCGCTTCTCCGCCGACCCGCGCACCTCGCCGGCGCTGCGCGCCTCGGACGCCGACCGCGACGTCGCCGTCGGGGTGCTGAACGCCGCCTTCGAGGACGGTCGCCTGGACACCCTGGAGCACGCCGAGCGGCTGGAGCGGGTGCTCGCGGCGAAGACCTTGGCGGACCTGCCGCCGCTGATCGCCGACGTGGTGGTCAGCGGGCCCGCCGCCGGACCCGCGCCCGCCCGCTCGTCCCACCGGCCGATGCGGCGGGTCCGGAACGCCGCCTTCGTCTGCTGGGTGGCCCTGGCGGCGCTGGTGAACGTCATCTGGGCGGCGACGTGGCTGCCGTCCGGCGGCGGCCCCGCGTACTACTGGCCGATCTGGTCGATGATCGGCACCTTCGTGCCGGTGCTGGTGTTCTTCCTGATCGACCTCATCCAGAGCGGCGGACGGCCGCATCCCGACCTCGGGCACGACACCGGCGGCCGGCGCGCGCTCGAGAGCGATCGACAGCGACGCGAGCGGCGCCGACCCGGCGACCGCTGA
- a CDS encoding DUF1707 SHOCT-like domain-containing protein has protein sequence MTHPVPVEPPGDLWSRFSADPRTAPTFRASDADRDVVVGALASAFQDGRLDADEHQSRLERALSLKTLGDVVPLISDVALAPRAEPAPAPVARREGRVSKDLLRSWVTVALITNIIWLVISVTSGFANYYWPIWPMIGLGIPVVVSLIFGSGSSGRDEPDAIEGRDSDR, from the coding sequence ATGACCCACCCCGTGCCCGTCGAGCCGCCCGGCGATCTCTGGTCGCGCTTCAGCGCGGACCCCCGGACCGCCCCGACGTTCCGCGCCTCGGACGCCGACCGCGACGTCGTGGTGGGCGCGCTCGCGTCCGCCTTCCAGGACGGCCGGCTCGACGCCGACGAGCACCAGTCCCGACTGGAGCGGGCGCTGTCGCTCAAGACCCTCGGGGACGTCGTCCCGCTCATCTCGGACGTGGCCCTGGCGCCCCGCGCCGAGCCCGCGCCGGCCCCGGTGGCCCGGCGTGAGGGGCGCGTGTCGAAGGACCTGCTGCGGAGTTGGGTGACGGTCGCGCTCATCACCAACATCATCTGGCTCGTCATCTCGGTGACGTCCGGTTTCGCGAACTACTACTGGCCGATCTGGCCCATGATCGGCCTCGGCATCCCGGTCGTGGTGAGCCTCATCTTCGGGAGCGGCTCGTCCGGACGCGACGAGCCCGACGCGATCGAGGGGCGCGACTCCGACCGCTGA
- a CDS encoding ABC transporter ATP-binding protein has product MAVIQARDLTKKYGDFTAVDGISFEVAPGESFGLLGPNGAGKSTTMRMIGGTSLRTSGELTVLGLDPEQHGPQVRASLGVVPQQDSLDEELRARDNLIVYGRYFGLPRDYLQRKADELLEFAQLTDKAKEKVQALSGGMKRRLTIARGLVNEPRVLLLDEPTTGLDPQARHILWDRLFRLKEQGVTLVVTTHFMDEAEQLCDRLIVIDHGRIVAEGSPQALIRSYSTREVVEVRFGSSRNAAMEAEMRQLAERIEVLPDRILLYAHDGEGLLDEINRRQLNPLTSLVRRSSLEDVFLRLTGRSLID; this is encoded by the coding sequence GTGGCAGTCATCCAGGCACGCGACCTGACCAAGAAGTACGGCGACTTCACCGCCGTGGACGGCATCTCCTTCGAGGTGGCGCCCGGGGAGTCGTTCGGCCTGCTCGGCCCCAACGGCGCCGGCAAGTCCACGACCATGCGCATGATCGGCGGCACGTCGCTGCGCACGTCGGGCGAACTGACGGTGCTGGGCCTGGACCCCGAGCAGCACGGCCCGCAGGTGCGGGCGTCGCTCGGCGTGGTGCCGCAGCAGGACTCGCTGGACGAGGAACTGCGCGCCCGCGACAACCTCATCGTGTACGGGCGCTACTTCGGGCTGCCGCGGGACTACCTGCAGCGCAAGGCCGACGAGCTGCTCGAGTTCGCCCAGCTCACCGACAAGGCCAAGGAGAAGGTGCAGGCGCTGTCGGGCGGCATGAAGCGCCGGCTCACCATCGCGCGCGGGCTGGTGAACGAGCCCCGCGTCCTGCTGCTGGACGAGCCGACCACAGGCCTGGACCCGCAGGCGCGGCACATCCTGTGGGACCGCCTGTTCCGTCTCAAGGAGCAGGGCGTGACGCTGGTCGTCACCACGCACTTCATGGACGAGGCCGAGCAGTTGTGCGACCGGCTGATCGTCATCGACCACGGCCGGATCGTGGCCGAGGGGTCGCCGCAGGCGCTGATCCGCAGCTACTCGACGCGGGAGGTCGTCGAGGTGCGGTTCGGGTCCAGCCGGAACGCGGCGATGGAGGCGGAGATGCGCCAGCTCGCCGAGCGCATCGAGGTGCTGCCCGACCGGATCCTGCTGTACGCGCACGACGGCGAGGGCCTGCTGGACGAGATCAACCGCCGCCAGCTCAACCCGCTGACGTCGCTCGTGCGGCGCTCATCGCTGGAGGACGTGTTCCTCCGGCTGACCGGGAGGAGCCTCATTGACTGA
- a CDS encoding ABC transporter permease: MTEHPTTHAGPQITFSGLDHAALADRTRRWGWVQYAGYRDAAERPFLGTTLAVALGNPVLYLAAMGLGLGSIVQQPVDGVPYLTFVAPGLLVSTVVSTGAQFGTWPIFGGFKWQMNYLAAQATPLEPKQMAQGEALAIGVRLLVQALLFWMIGFAFGAWPSPGSVAMVPIAMLAALAMFTPLMAYAATLQEEGLQFNFVQRLIVMPMFLFAGTFFPLGAMPIYLQWIGWVSPMWHGTQLARMVAFGLDVPPWLAVVHVVFLVGLFLGGLWAAGRTFTRRLVR; this comes from the coding sequence TTGACTGAGCACCCCACCACGCATGCCGGCCCGCAGATCACCTTCAGCGGGCTCGACCACGCCGCCCTGGCCGACCGCACCCGCCGGTGGGGCTGGGTGCAGTACGCCGGCTACCGGGACGCCGCCGAGCGCCCGTTCCTCGGCACGACGCTGGCCGTCGCCCTCGGCAACCCGGTGCTGTACCTGGCCGCGATGGGGCTGGGGCTGGGCTCGATCGTGCAGCAGCCCGTCGACGGCGTCCCCTACCTGACGTTCGTCGCGCCGGGCCTGCTGGTCTCGACCGTCGTGTCGACGGGCGCCCAGTTCGGCACCTGGCCGATCTTCGGCGGCTTCAAGTGGCAGATGAACTACCTGGCCGCGCAGGCCACGCCGCTCGAGCCGAAGCAGATGGCCCAGGGCGAGGCGCTCGCCATCGGCGTCCGGCTGCTGGTGCAGGCCCTGCTGTTCTGGATGATCGGCTTCGCGTTCGGCGCGTGGCCCTCGCCGGGCTCCGTGGCGATGGTCCCGATCGCGATGCTCGCCGCCCTGGCCATGTTCACCCCGCTGATGGCGTACGCGGCGACGCTGCAGGAGGAGGGGCTGCAGTTCAACTTCGTGCAGCGACTGATCGTGATGCCGATGTTCCTGTTCGCCGGCACCTTCTTCCCGCTCGGCGCCATGCCGATCTACCTGCAGTGGATCGGCTGGGTCTCCCCGATGTGGCACGGGACGCAGCTCGCCCGCATGGTGGCGTTCGGGCTGGACGTGCCGCCCTGGCTGGCGGTCGTCCACGTCGTGTTCCTGGTGGGGTTGTTCCTCGGTGGGCTGTGGGCCGCCGGCCGCACCTTCACCCGGAGGCTGGTCCGATGA
- a CDS encoding ABC transporter permease, which translates to MSLDVMAPIRARLAARPTWLGALYAGNARAVIERGFRVIRNANWGVIATGFFEPVFYLLAMGVGIGALVGSVPGPDGRPISYAMYIAPALLATSAMNGAIYDSVNNVFFKLRYSKVYEGMLQTSLGPMDVAIGEIFMALFRGLLYAIGFLGVLAAMGLVTSAWALAMIPVALLIALGFASIGMAVTSFMKGFQQLDLVPMVLLPMFLFSATLYPITVYPSRSSG; encoded by the coding sequence ATGAGCCTGGACGTGATGGCGCCGATCCGCGCCCGCCTGGCCGCCCGACCCACCTGGCTGGGGGCGCTGTACGCCGGCAACGCCCGCGCCGTGATCGAGCGCGGCTTCCGGGTGATCCGCAACGCCAACTGGGGCGTGATCGCCACGGGCTTCTTCGAGCCGGTGTTCTACCTGCTCGCGATGGGCGTCGGCATAGGCGCGCTCGTGGGGTCGGTGCCCGGCCCGGACGGCCGCCCGATCAGCTACGCGATGTACATCGCCCCGGCGCTGCTGGCGACGTCGGCCATGAACGGCGCGATCTACGACTCGGTCAACAACGTGTTCTTCAAGCTGCGCTACAGCAAGGTCTACGAGGGCATGCTGCAGACGTCGCTCGGCCCGATGGACGTCGCGATCGGCGAGATCTTCATGGCGCTGTTCCGCGGCCTGCTGTACGCGATCGGGTTCCTGGGCGTGTTGGCCGCCATGGGCCTGGTGACGAGCGCCTGGGCGCTGGCGATGATCCCGGTGGCGCTGCTGATCGCGCTCGGGTTCGCATCCATCGGCATGGCGGTGACGAGCTTCATGAAGGGCTTCCAGCAGCTCGACCTGGTCCCGATGGTGCTGCTGCCGATGTTCCTGTTCTCCGCGACCCTCTATCCGATCACGGTCTACCCCAGCCGATCCAGTGGGTGA
- a CDS encoding response regulator, with the protein MTGTDPAAPLRVLIVDDEALISAGLEMLVDAAPGLSVAGVATDGRDALRRVDADPPDLVLMDLRMPVLDGVRATEEIIRRHPDVRVLALTTFADETLMYDALRAGASGYLLKQAAPGQLMEAIHRVVGGGAWIDPAMAGTVIDVLRERALRAGDATAITAVLTPREQEILTLVADGLSNQEIRDALVLSEATVKTHVARILMKTGSRDRAAAVALAWRTGFFRGPAPRS; encoded by the coding sequence ATGACCGGAACCGATCCCGCCGCGCCGCTGCGCGTCCTCATCGTCGACGACGAGGCGCTCATCTCCGCCGGGCTGGAGATGCTGGTGGACGCGGCCCCCGGGCTGAGCGTCGCCGGGGTGGCGACCGACGGCCGCGACGCGCTGCGCCGGGTGGACGCCGACCCGCCCGACCTGGTCCTCATGGACCTGCGGATGCCGGTGCTGGACGGCGTCCGCGCGACCGAGGAGATCATCCGGCGCCACCCCGACGTCCGCGTCCTGGCGCTGACGACGTTCGCCGACGAGACGCTCATGTACGACGCCCTGCGCGCGGGGGCGAGCGGCTACCTGCTCAAGCAGGCGGCCCCCGGTCAGCTCATGGAGGCGATCCACCGCGTGGTCGGCGGCGGCGCCTGGATCGACCCGGCCATGGCCGGCACGGTGATCGACGTGCTGCGCGAGCGCGCGCTCCGGGCGGGGGACGCGACCGCGATCACGGCGGTCCTGACGCCGCGCGAGCAGGAGATCCTCACGCTCGTCGCCGACGGGCTGTCGAACCAGGAGATCCGCGACGCGCTGGTGCTGTCGGAGGCGACGGTCAAGACCCACGTCGCCCGCATCCTCATGAAGACCGGCTCCCGGGACCGGGCGGCGGCGGTCGCCCTCGCCTGGCGGACGGGCTTCTTCCGCGGCCCGGCTCCCCGGTCGTGA